In the Tenrec ecaudatus isolate mTenEca1 chromosome 16, mTenEca1.hap1, whole genome shotgun sequence genome, one interval contains:
- the DERL3 gene encoding derlin-3, with the protein MAWQGVAAEFLQVPTVTRAYTAACILTTAAVQLDLLSPFQLYFNPHLVFRKFQVWRLITSFLFFGPLGFGFFFNMLFVFRYCRLLEEGSFRGRTADFVVMLLFGGVLMTLLGLLGGLFFLSQALVAMLVYVWSRRSPSIRVNLFGLLTIQAPFLPWALLGISLLLGNSILVDLLGITVGHVYYFLEDVFPNQPGGKRLLLTPNFLKLLLDTPEEDPNYQPLPEEQQ; encoded by the exons ATGGCGTGGCAGGGCGTGGCGGCCGAGTTCCTGCAGGTCCCCACGGTGACGCGAGCCTACACAGCGGCCTGTATTCTCACCACCGCCGCCGTG CAGTTGGATCTCCTGAGCCCCTTCCAGCTCTACTTCAACCCGCACCTCGTGTTCCGGAAGTTCCAG GTGTGGCGGCTCATCACCAGCTTCCTCTTCTTTGGGCCCCTGGGATTTGGCTTCTTCTTCAACATGCTGTTCGT GTTCCGCTACTGCCGCTTGCTGGAGGAGGGCTCGTTCCGAGGCCGCACTGCCGACTTCGTGGTCATGCTCCTCTTCGGGGGCGTCCTCATGACG ctgctggggctgctggGCGGCCTGTTCTTCCTGAGCCAGGCCCTGGTGGCCATGCTGGTGTACGTGTGGAGTCGGCGCAGCCCGAGCATCAGGGTCAACCTCTTCGGGCTCCTCACCATCCAGGCACCTTTCCTGCCCTGGGCACTGCTGGGCATCTCGCTGCTACTGGGCAACTCCATCCTAGTGGACCTGCTGG GGATCACTGTGGGCCACGTCTACTACTTCCTGGAGGATGTGTTCCCCAACCAGCCTGGAGGCAAGAGGCTGCTGCTGACCCCCAACTTCCT GAAGCTGCTGCTAGACACCCCAGAGGAGGACCCCAACTACCAGCCCCTGCCAGAAGAGCAGCAGTGA